The genomic region AAATTGAATTGGGAAATCGCACCCCATCAGTAAAGACTGCGAAATATATTGCTGATGTACTAGGATTTGACTGGATATTATTCTTCGAGAAAAGTAGACATACAG from Clostridiales bacterium harbors:
- a CDS encoding helix-turn-helix transcriptional regulator, yielding MRTWLKNLRLSKNLTQEKLAEMVGVHTSMINKIELGNRTPSVKTAKYIADVLGFDWILFFEKSRHTA